One Pyrus communis chromosome 13, drPyrComm1.1, whole genome shotgun sequence genomic window carries:
- the LOC137713642 gene encoding uncharacterized protein, translated as MAAWQRHLQSAIRKMGKRVECSYNPSANFSSSSSSSRLEGLLPYFQTLCKPSSPTISRPLHQYFQHLGISSSRNLRAEEAPLPSPLTPVLASNTATNEEHKQKSLTKPDKVQAILKGIKQSPKKVNLVAALVRGMRVEDALLQLQVTVKRASKTVYQVIHSARANATHNHGLDPDRLLVAEAFVGKGFFKKRLSYHAKGKCGVKVRPECRLTVVVREITPDEEAEIAKLKVKNFIKMTKRERKLVPHQLIETTPIWGRKGRSCDRERNGEAS; from the exons ATGGCGGCTTGGCAGAGGCATCTGCAATCAGCAATCCGGAAAATGGGCAAAAGGGTTGAATGTAGTTACAACCCTTCAGCcaatttctcttcttcttcttcctcttctcgcTTGGAGG GTCTCTTGCCTTATTTCCAAACTCTTTGCAAGCCATCTTCTCCAACCATTTCAAGACCCCTTCATCAATATTTTCAGCACTTG GGAATTTCGAGTTCAAGGAATTTGAGAGCTGAGGAAGCGCCTCTTCCCTCTCCATTGACTCCTGTTTTGGCATCAAATACTGCGACAAACGAAGAGCACAAGCAGAAATCGCTCACTAAACCTGATAAAGTTCAAGCTATCTTAAAGGGCATCAAACAG AGTCCTAAAAAGGTCAACTTGGTTGCTGCACTGGTACGCGGTATGCGTGTTGAAGATGCATTGTTGCAGTTGCAAGTGACAGTAAAGCGAGCTTCAAAAACTGTGTATCAG GTCATTCATTCAGCCCGAGCAAATGCAACTCATAATCATGGGTTAGATCCAGACCGTCTCCTTGTTG CTGAGGCTTTTGTTGGAAAGGGATTCTTCAAAAAGAGACTGTCCTACCATGCTAAAGGCAAATGTGGAGTTAAAGTGAGACCAGAATGCCGCCTTACGGTCGTAGTAAGGGAGATTACCCCTGACGAGGAGGCGGAGATAGCCAAACTGAAGGTTAAGAATTTCATTAAGATGACTAAGCGCGAAAGAAAGCTTGTTCCTCACCAGCTTATTGAGACAACTCCAATTTGGGGCCGCAAAGGCAGAAGTTGTGATCGTGAACGAAATGGTGAGGCTTCATGA
- the LOC137713447 gene encoding dihydroneopterin aldolase 2-like, protein MAAPISGTIQEDAALRGGDKLILRGLKFHGFHGVKPEERKLGQKFVIDVDAWMDLREAGKSDRLSDTISYTEIYRIVKEVVEGPPHNLLESVAQQIASTTLKKYPQISAVSVKVGKPHVAVHGSLDYLGVEIFRYRSIDAPK, encoded by the exons ATGGCTGCGCCAATTTCTG GAACAATACAGGAAGATGCTGCACTAAGAGGGGGAGATAAGCTCATATTGAGGGGTTTGAAGTTCCATGGTTTCCATGGGGTGAAGCCAGAGGAAAGGAAGTTGGGTCAGAAGTTTGTAATAGATGTTGATGCCTGGATGGATCTCCGGGAGGCTGGTAAATCTGATCGTTTGTCAGATACCATTAGTTACACCGAAATCTATCG CATCGTGAAGGAAGTTGTAGAAGGGCCACCTCATAATCTTCTGGAGTCTGTGGCTCAACAAATTGCATCTACCACTCTGAAAAAGTATCCCCAGATATCTGCTGTCTCTGTGAAAGTTGGGAAGCCGCATGTTGCTGTTCATGGTTCTCTTGACTACTTGGGGGTTGAGATTTTCAGATACAGAAGTATTGATGCGCCAAAGTGA